In one Arenibacter antarcticus genomic region, the following are encoded:
- a CDS encoding ABC transporter ATP-binding protein yields MKELKHLNKYFKKYGSKLLVGIFITVIARVFQLIMPSYVKKSIEVVEGFIKEDLLKSEAKEMLMEYILIIVGAALLSGFFTFLMRQTIINISRYIEYDLKNEVFDHYQLLSLNFYKKNRTGDLMNRISEDVNQVRLYGGPAIMYGIQTLTLFVCLVPLMFIKAPTLAMYALLPLPILSILIYQISKVIHRRSTKVQEFLSTLSTFSQESFSGISVIKAYALEPKINLEMEALALEGKKKSMALAKVNAWFFPLMILLIGISNIFVIYVGGQQYINGEIESIGIIAEFILYVNMLTWPVAVVGWVTSIVQRAEASQKRINQFLQERPSIINTATEESEIGGKIEFKNVTFTYEDTNIVALNDISFTINKGETVAIIGKTGSGKSTILDLIARLYDIDSGQILIDDVPIKELNLNSLRKSIGAVPQDAFLFSDSIKNNIKFGKQDSTDEEIIAVAKKAVVHQNIMGFTHQYETVLGERGITLSGGQKQRVSIARALLKDPQIYLFDDCLSAIDTETEEKILNQLKNESKNKTTLIVSHRVSSAKNADRILVIEDGKLIQQGTHEELNSTDGYYKALYTNQLSEKEK; encoded by the coding sequence ATGAAAGAACTTAAACATCTAAACAAATATTTTAAAAAATACGGGTCAAAACTACTTGTCGGTATTTTCATCACTGTAATAGCACGGGTATTTCAATTGATTATGCCTTCCTATGTGAAAAAATCCATAGAAGTGGTTGAAGGTTTCATAAAGGAGGACCTCCTAAAGTCGGAAGCCAAGGAAATGCTAATGGAGTATATTCTCATTATTGTGGGGGCGGCATTGTTATCGGGATTCTTCACCTTTCTAATGCGGCAGACCATCATAAATATATCGCGTTATATTGAATACGACCTTAAAAATGAAGTGTTCGACCATTATCAATTGTTAAGTCTCAATTTCTATAAAAAAAACAGGACTGGAGATCTGATGAATAGGATAAGTGAAGACGTTAACCAAGTGCGACTTTATGGTGGGCCTGCAATAATGTATGGTATTCAGACCTTGACCTTATTTGTTTGTTTGGTGCCACTTATGTTTATAAAAGCACCTACCTTGGCCATGTACGCCCTACTGCCACTACCCATTTTATCTATTTTAATCTATCAGATCAGCAAGGTAATCCATAGGCGCAGCACCAAAGTACAGGAGTTCCTATCCACCTTATCTACTTTTTCCCAAGAATCGTTTTCGGGAATTTCCGTTATTAAAGCCTATGCTTTAGAACCTAAAATAAATCTGGAAATGGAGGCCCTTGCCTTAGAAGGAAAGAAAAAAAGCATGGCCCTAGCCAAGGTAAATGCTTGGTTTTTTCCGTTGATGATCTTATTGATAGGGATCAGTAATATTTTTGTGATTTATGTTGGTGGACAACAGTACATTAATGGGGAAATAGAGTCGATCGGAATTATTGCAGAATTTATCCTCTACGTAAATATGCTGACTTGGCCAGTGGCAGTTGTCGGTTGGGTTACCTCTATAGTACAAAGAGCCGAGGCCTCCCAAAAGAGGATCAACCAGTTTCTTCAAGAACGCCCTAGCATTATCAATACGGCAACAGAAGAAAGTGAAATTGGCGGGAAAATAGAATTCAAAAATGTAACCTTCACTTACGAAGACACCAATATTGTAGCATTAAATGATATTTCCTTTACCATTAACAAGGGAGAAACAGTGGCCATAATCGGAAAAACAGGCTCTGGCAAGTCTACCATTCTTGATTTGATCGCTCGGTTATATGACATTGATTCTGGTCAAATCCTAATTGACGATGTTCCGATCAAGGAATTGAACTTAAACAGCCTACGTAAATCAATTGGTGCCGTTCCCCAAGATGCCTTTCTCTTTTCAGATTCCATTAAGAACAATATAAAATTCGGAAAACAGGATTCCACTGATGAAGAAATCATTGCTGTTGCCAAAAAGGCAGTGGTACATCAAAATATTATGGGTTTCACTCATCAATATGAAACCGTGTTAGGCGAAAGAGGCATCACCCTGAGTGGCGGACAGAAACAACGAGTCTCTATTGCCCGCGCTCTATTAAAGGATCCGCAAATTTATTTATTTGACGATTGCTTATCGGCCATAGATACAGAAACAGAGGAGAAAATTTTAAATCAACTTAAAAATGAATCCAAAAATAAAACTACCCTAATCGTTAGCCATCGGGTGTCTTCTGCGAAAAATGCGGATCGAATTCTAGTGATTGAAGATGGTAAATTAATACAGCAAGGTACGCATGAGGAATTGAATTCTACAGATGGTTACTACAAGGCGCTGTATACTAACCAACTTTCTGAGAAAGAAAAATAG
- the nusB gene encoding transcription antitermination factor NusB, with product MLTRRHIRVKVMQCIYALTQSKDDSLDKQEKFLKVSIDNMYTLYLLMLSLFIEVHEKAKDQVQLSSKKYLANASDKYPNKEKFLNNRLLLQISENLSLRDELDRRKLNNWYLNEEYVRIIYKEVVESDLYDQYMSNPKNTYEEDKKLILAIFNDIIAPNDKIYDYFEDDKLTWVDDIPIVNTFLLKLFKKVKIESSPSYFLPELLKDQEDMVYAKRLLTKTLLNNAQWEKEIEGKTPNWDKDRIADIDAILLKMAICELLNFPSIPEKVTINEFLEIAKEYSTPKSSIFINGVLDKLVKEYKEEGKLNKLGRGLL from the coding sequence ATGCTTACAAGAAGGCACATTAGGGTTAAAGTTATGCAGTGTATTTATGCTTTGACCCAGTCAAAGGATGACTCCCTTGATAAACAAGAAAAATTTTTAAAAGTAAGCATAGATAACATGTATACGCTTTATCTTTTAATGTTAAGTCTATTTATAGAGGTACATGAGAAGGCGAAGGATCAAGTACAATTATCTTCTAAAAAATATCTGGCAAACGCGTCTGATAAATATCCCAACAAAGAAAAATTCCTTAACAATAGGCTTCTTTTACAGATTTCCGAAAATTTATCCTTGCGGGATGAGTTGGATAGGAGGAAATTGAACAATTGGTATCTAAACGAGGAATATGTTAGGATAATTTATAAGGAAGTGGTGGAAAGTGACCTATATGACCAATATATGTCCAATCCAAAGAACACCTATGAGGAGGATAAAAAGTTGATTCTAGCTATTTTCAACGACATTATAGCCCCCAATGATAAAATCTATGATTATTTTGAGGATGATAAATTAACTTGGGTGGATGACATTCCAATTGTGAACACTTTTCTCCTTAAACTATTTAAAAAGGTTAAGATAGAAAGTTCCCCGTCCTATTTCTTGCCCGAACTTTTGAAGGATCAAGAAGATATGGTCTATGCCAAACGTCTATTGACAAAGACCCTGTTGAACAACGCACAATGGGAAAAGGAGATTGAGGGTAAAACACCCAATTGGGATAAAGATCGAATTGCCGATATTGATGCAATATTATTGAAAATGGCAATTTGCGAGCTTCTAAACTTTCCGTCAATCCCTGAAAAGGTTACCATTAATGAGTTTTTGGAGATTGCAAAGGAATACTCCACTCCAAAGAGTAGTATTTTTATAAATGGAGTCTTAGATAAATTAGTGAAGGAATATAAGGAGGAAGGAAAGCTAAATAAACTGGGCAGAGGTCTCTTATAA
- a CDS encoding DUF1573 domain-containing protein — protein MKRLFFTLSFASVLVFTSCKENASSKINVANVEVAAERDAAAKKVPVMEFDKVEHDFGTIEQNAPQETIFTFKNTGDGPLIITDAKSSCGCTIPEYPQNTPIAPGETGEMLVKFNGAGQNQITKTITVSTNTGTGVETLRIKAFITPKGAGPVGPVK, from the coding sequence ATGAAAAGACTTTTCTTTACCCTTAGTTTTGCTTCTGTTCTTGTGTTTACCTCTTGTAAGGAAAACGCATCAAGCAAAATCAATGTTGCAAATGTAGAAGTAGCTGCGGAAAGAGATGCGGCTGCCAAAAAAGTTCCAGTTATGGAATTCGACAAGGTAGAGCACGATTTTGGGACAATTGAACAAAATGCACCTCAAGAAACTATTTTTACATTTAAAAACACTGGTGATGGCCCATTAATAATTACCGATGCAAAAAGTAGTTGTGGTTGTACTATACCAGAATACCCACAAAATACACCAATAGCACCGGGTGAAACTGGTGAGATGTTGGTTAAGTTTAACGGAGCCGGTCAAAATCAGATCACTAAAACCATAACCGTTTCAACCAATACTGGTACAGGTGTGGAGACTCTTAGAATAAAAGCATTTATAACCCCAAAAGGAGCTGGTCCAGTAGGCCCAGTAAAATAA
- the yajC gene encoding preprotein translocase subunit YajC: protein MLEQYPYLPLLLMFVVVYFFMIAPQRKKNKQEKKFAAELKRGDRVITKSGMHGKIADLNDNDFSCIIETMAGKIKFDRSAISMEMSKRLNEPEKK, encoded by the coding sequence ATGTTAGAACAATATCCATATCTTCCGCTTTTGTTAATGTTTGTGGTGGTGTATTTTTTTATGATCGCCCCGCAGAGAAAGAAAAACAAGCAGGAGAAGAAATTTGCCGCCGAATTAAAAAGAGGCGATAGAGTAATTACCAAAAGTGGCATGCATGGTAAAATAGCCGACTTGAACGATAATGATTTTTCATGTATAATCGAGACCATGGCCGGGAAAATTAAATTTGATCGTTCTGCTATTTCCATGGAAATGAGCAAAAGATTAAACGAACCGGAGAAGAAATAA
- a CDS encoding Gfo/Idh/MocA family protein — protein sequence MVTKYQLTMIHNRRKFIKNSSLMAMGAGASFLFPLDLLGAMRKKVSPNDQIGVGLIGCNGMGFSDLTSMLKINEVQIVGLCDVDTEVLNKRTADLQKAGFKKPTLYKDYRKMLENKDIDVVIIGTPDHWHCLQLSDSLNAGKDVYCEKPLANSIEECNLMLHSAQTSDRMVQIGQWQRSQPHFVDAIEFVHSGKLGQIRLAKAWAYQGWMKSIPVLPDTLAPDAVDYNMWLGPAPKRPFNANRFHFNFRWYWDYAGGLMTDWGVHLMDYALYGMKASTPKSVMALGGKFAYPDDAAETPDTLQTVYEYDDFSILWEHATGIDGGNYGRNHGISFIGNNGTLVLDRNGWEVIAEKDRMESLPLQQNQGSGLDKHTLNFIDAVKSRDASLLKAPLKIGYDAAMVCHMGNVAFKTGDRIYWDQNAGQFSNDKANALINAHYHNGWELPKL from the coding sequence ATGGTAACTAAATACCAATTGACCATGATTCATAACAGAAGAAAATTCATAAAAAACAGTTCCCTCATGGCTATGGGTGCCGGTGCATCCTTCCTTTTTCCTTTGGACTTGTTAGGGGCTATGAGAAAAAAAGTAAGTCCTAATGATCAAATAGGGGTAGGTTTAATTGGGTGTAATGGGATGGGGTTTAGTGACCTGACTTCCATGCTTAAAATAAACGAAGTCCAGATTGTGGGACTTTGTGATGTGGATACGGAAGTGCTGAATAAAAGAACAGCCGATCTGCAGAAAGCCGGGTTCAAAAAGCCAACACTTTACAAAGACTATAGGAAAATGTTGGAGAACAAGGATATTGATGTGGTCATCATCGGTACCCCGGACCATTGGCATTGCTTACAGCTTTCAGACTCCCTAAATGCAGGGAAGGATGTCTATTGTGAAAAACCACTGGCCAATTCTATAGAAGAATGCAATTTAATGCTCCATTCCGCACAAACCAGCGACCGTATGGTGCAAATTGGACAATGGCAGCGGAGTCAGCCCCATTTTGTGGATGCCATAGAATTCGTACATTCCGGGAAATTGGGGCAAATACGTTTGGCAAAGGCATGGGCCTACCAAGGTTGGATGAAATCTATTCCCGTTTTACCGGATACCCTTGCTCCTGATGCGGTAGATTACAATATGTGGTTGGGACCTGCTCCCAAAAGGCCATTTAATGCCAACAGATTTCATTTTAACTTTAGATGGTATTGGGATTATGCTGGGGGTTTAATGACAGATTGGGGAGTACATCTTATGGATTATGCCCTGTATGGGATGAAAGCTAGCACCCCTAAATCCGTTATGGCACTAGGAGGTAAATTTGCGTACCCAGACGATGCTGCGGAAACACCAGACACCCTGCAAACGGTTTATGAATACGATGATTTTTCTATTTTATGGGAACACGCCACTGGTATTGATGGCGGAAATTATGGTCGCAATCATGGTATATCTTTTATTGGGAATAATGGAACCCTAGTGCTTGACAGGAATGGCTGGGAGGTAATTGCGGAAAAAGATAGAATGGAAAGCCTTCCTTTACAACAAAATCAAGGAAGTGGTTTGGATAAACATACGCTAAACTTCATCGATGCGGTTAAGTCTAGGGATGCCTCCCTATTAAAAGCTCCCCTAAAAATTGGTTATGATGCGGCTATGGTATGCCACATGGGAAATGTTGCCTTTAAAACTGGGGACAGAATTTATTGGGACCAGAATGCTGGCCAATTTTCCAATGACAAGGCAAATGCCTTGATCAATGCCCACTACCACAATGGCTGGGAATTACCAAAATTGTAA
- a CDS encoding YdeI family protein: MEKSEKIEAYYSKEQTFKPGIAILRKLALKTALVEDFKWGCPVYTIEHKNVLGILAFKSYFGLWFYNGVFLSDPKKVLENAQEGKTKAMRHWKFTSDKDMDEVAIFSYFEEAIANQKKGKVLIPEKNKDVKIPSQLGDALNNDPLLKANFNKLTPYKQKEYSEYIREAKQEKTKQSRLQKCIPLILKEIGLHDGYRKK, translated from the coding sequence ATGGAGAAATCAGAAAAAATAGAAGCCTATTATTCAAAAGAACAGACATTTAAACCTGGAATTGCCATTTTAAGGAAATTGGCACTAAAAACAGCGTTGGTCGAAGATTTTAAATGGGGATGTCCGGTCTATACCATAGAGCACAAAAATGTCTTAGGTATTTTAGCCTTTAAATCTTATTTTGGTCTATGGTTTTATAACGGAGTGTTTTTATCCGACCCCAAGAAGGTATTAGAGAATGCCCAAGAAGGAAAAACCAAGGCAATGAGGCACTGGAAATTTACTTCCGACAAGGACATGGATGAAGTTGCCATTTTTAGCTATTTTGAAGAAGCTATTGCCAACCAGAAAAAAGGGAAAGTTTTGATTCCAGAAAAAAACAAGGATGTTAAAATACCCTCCCAGTTGGGTGATGCCTTAAACAACGACCCTTTGTTAAAGGCCAATTTTAATAAACTCACACCGTATAAGCAAAAAGAATACAGCGAATATATTAGGGAAGCGAAGCAGGAAAAAACAAAGCAGTCCCGTTTGCAAAAATGCATTCCTTTAATATTGAAGGAAATTGGACTACATGATGGGTATCGCAAGAAATAA
- the pepT gene encoding peptidase T codes for MQHIIDRFISYITIDTQSDPNSNTTPSTKKQWTLANMLVKELKQIGMQDVVIDENSYIMATLPSNIDKEVPTIGFISHFDTSPDFSGTNVNPQIIKNYDGGDIILNETENIVLSPSYFDDLLQYKSNTLITTDGTTLLGADDKAGITEIVTAMEYLIQHPEIKHGTIRVGFTPDEEIGRGAHKFDVAAFGAAWAYTMDGSQIGELEYENFNAAGAKITITGKSVHPGYAKGKMVNAVLIANEFIAMLPKDEVPQKTTGREGFFHVHHLTGEIELAEIELIVRDHDITKFNQRKVFLQEITDKLNATYGPYVTIDIKDQYFNMREKIEPVMHIVDIAKKAMETLGITPIIKPIRGGTDGSQLSYMGLPCPNIFAGGHNFHGKYEYVPVESMQKAVDVIVKICELTSDMNLNTDPKS; via the coding sequence ATGCAACACATTATAGACCGATTTATCAGCTATATTACTATTGATACCCAAAGCGACCCCAACTCCAATACTACACCAAGCACAAAAAAACAATGGACTTTGGCCAATATGTTGGTAAAGGAATTAAAGCAGATTGGAATGCAGGATGTGGTGATAGATGAAAATTCCTATATCATGGCCACCCTTCCTAGCAATATAGATAAAGAAGTTCCTACCATTGGGTTTATATCACATTTTGATACTTCCCCAGATTTTTCAGGTACCAATGTGAATCCACAAATCATTAAAAATTACGATGGCGGTGATATTATACTTAACGAGACAGAGAACATAGTGCTTTCTCCCAGTTATTTTGATGATCTGTTACAATATAAAAGCAACACGCTAATTACTACTGATGGCACTACCTTGCTTGGTGCTGACGATAAGGCTGGAATTACAGAGATTGTCACCGCCATGGAATATTTAATTCAACATCCAGAGATAAAACACGGAACTATTAGGGTTGGGTTCACACCAGATGAAGAAATTGGTAGGGGGGCTCATAAATTTGATGTTGCCGCTTTTGGAGCGGCTTGGGCTTACACGATGGACGGCAGCCAAATTGGGGAATTGGAATATGAAAATTTCAATGCTGCTGGGGCCAAAATAACCATAACTGGAAAAAGCGTACACCCCGGTTATGCAAAAGGAAAAATGGTAAATGCAGTGCTTATAGCCAACGAATTTATCGCTATGTTACCCAAAGACGAAGTGCCTCAAAAAACTACTGGTAGGGAAGGATTTTTTCATGTACATCATTTAACTGGGGAAATTGAACTTGCTGAAATTGAGTTGATCGTAAGGGATCATGACATAACAAAATTCAACCAGCGTAAAGTTTTTTTACAAGAGATTACCGACAAACTAAATGCCACCTACGGCCCCTATGTCACTATAGATATAAAGGACCAATACTTTAATATGCGGGAGAAAATAGAACCTGTAATGCATATTGTGGATATCGCCAAAAAGGCCATGGAAACATTGGGAATCACCCCAATTATAAAACCGATAAGAGGCGGTACGGATGGATCGCAATTAAGTTATATGGGCCTACCCTGCCCTAATATATTTGCAGGTGGACATAATTTTCATGGCAAATATGAATATGTACCCGTAGAAAGCATGCAAAAAGCAGTTGACGTTATCGTGAAAATTTGCGAACTTACCAGTGACATGAATCTAAACACCGATCCAAAAAGTTAA
- a CDS encoding quinone-dependent dihydroorotate dehydrogenase, with amino-acid sequence MYKQIIRPLLFQLDPEKVHHLTFNMVRFCSKIGLSGLFRSIYTINDPRLERQLFGLTFKNPVGLAAGFDKDAKLYNELSDFGFGFIEIGTLTPKPQEGNPKKRLFRLKKDQAIINRMGFNNRGVENAVKNLKKPHRVLIGGNIGKNKLTPNNLAAKDYLICLEALFDDVDYFVVNVSSPNTPGLRELQDKEPLTALLKALKKENSILAKAKSAKERPILLKIAPDLTDDQLLDIIDIVKDTAIDGVIATNTTISRDNLKSATNLQKENGGVSGKPLSKRSTEVIRFLSEKSNKAFPIIGVGGIHSPEDALEKLEAGADLIQLWTGFVYEGPVLIKQINKALLNKSNTTE; translated from the coding sequence ATGTACAAGCAGATCATTAGGCCACTTCTATTTCAATTAGACCCAGAGAAAGTACACCATTTAACCTTTAATATGGTACGTTTCTGTTCCAAGATCGGTCTCTCCGGTTTATTTAGAAGTATTTATACCATAAACGATCCTAGATTGGAACGCCAATTATTTGGCCTCACCTTTAAAAATCCAGTTGGGCTTGCCGCGGGTTTTGATAAAGATGCCAAATTGTACAACGAATTATCAGATTTTGGATTTGGATTTATAGAAATTGGAACCCTAACGCCTAAACCACAAGAGGGAAATCCTAAAAAAAGACTGTTCCGTCTAAAGAAGGATCAGGCCATTATCAATAGAATGGGCTTTAATAATAGAGGTGTTGAAAATGCGGTAAAGAATTTAAAAAAGCCACATCGCGTTTTAATAGGCGGGAATATTGGGAAAAATAAACTTACCCCCAATAATTTAGCGGCTAAGGATTATTTAATTTGCTTGGAGGCATTGTTTGACGATGTTGATTATTTTGTGGTGAATGTAAGTTCTCCCAATACTCCTGGATTAAGAGAGCTTCAGGATAAAGAACCCTTAACGGCATTGCTAAAAGCCTTAAAGAAAGAGAATAGTATATTGGCTAAGGCCAAAAGTGCTAAAGAGCGCCCTATCTTATTAAAAATAGCCCCCGATTTAACGGATGATCAATTGTTAGATATTATAGATATAGTTAAGGATACTGCAATAGATGGGGTAATTGCCACCAATACTACCATTTCTAGAGACAATCTTAAGTCGGCAACAAATCTTCAAAAAGAGAATGGTGGTGTTAGTGGTAAGCCGTTATCGAAACGCAGTACAGAGGTGATCCGGTTTTTATCGGAAAAGAGCAATAAAGCATTCCCTATTATTGGGGTAGGAGGAATTCATTCTCCAGAAGATGCACTCGAAAAATTAGAGGCTGGTGCAGATTTGATACAATTATGGACAGGTTTTGTCTATGAAGGGCCCGTGTTAATCAAACAAATCAATAAGGCACTTTTAAATAAGTCAAACACTACTGAATAA
- a CDS encoding Dabb family protein, which produces MKAFITLSTLIISITLMSFNSSKLINQSDIPLMKTLVHKDSLLRHVVLFKFKEGTSKKDIAKVEAAFSALPTKIPQIVGYEWGLNNSPEGLDKGFTHCFFLTFNSEKDRAIYLPHPDHKAFGAILSPHLDDVTVVDYWTK; this is translated from the coding sequence ATGAAAGCATTTATAACCCTTAGCACTTTAATCATCTCCATCACTTTAATGAGCTTTAACAGCTCAAAACTTATAAACCAATCAGATATTCCACTTATGAAGACCTTAGTGCATAAAGACAGCTTGTTAAGGCATGTAGTCTTGTTTAAATTTAAGGAAGGCACCTCCAAGAAGGACATCGCCAAGGTTGAAGCCGCATTCTCCGCCTTACCTACCAAAATACCTCAAATTGTGGGTTATGAATGGGGACTAAATAACAGTCCAGAAGGGCTCGACAAGGGCTTTACCCACTGTTTTTTCCTGACTTTCAACAGTGAAAAGGACCGCGCTATATACTTACCCCATCCAGATCACAAAGCGTTTGGCGCTATCCTTTCTCCCCATCTTGATGATGTTACCGTTGTGGATTATTGGACCAAATAA
- a CDS encoding LysE family translocator, producing MYYDVLVTFVFATAILAISPGPDNIFVLVQSITNGKKYGIATVAGLMTGCLVHATLLAFGVSAIIKQNPNLFFTIKLFGALYMFYLAYKVFRSPSALKISGESSDKKSLGALYKQGFIMNVLNPKVGIFFLAFFPGFLFSHFINVVVQFYVLAFIFMLVSFVIFSGIAILSGAISDYIKDNGNLGKILKWLQILVFTGIGIYLLLSDK from the coding sequence TTGTATTACGATGTATTAGTTACTTTTGTTTTTGCTACCGCGATATTGGCAATTTCACCCGGTCCCGATAACATCTTTGTTTTGGTGCAAAGCATTACCAATGGTAAAAAATATGGTATTGCCACCGTAGCAGGATTAATGACTGGTTGTTTGGTGCATGCCACCTTGTTGGCCTTTGGGGTTTCGGCAATTATTAAACAGAATCCCAATTTATTTTTCACCATCAAATTGTTTGGGGCTTTATATATGTTTTATTTAGCCTACAAGGTCTTTAGAAGTCCCAGTGCATTGAAGATTTCTGGAGAATCTTCGGATAAGAAAAGCTTAGGAGCTTTGTATAAGCAGGGCTTTATAATGAACGTACTAAATCCAAAAGTCGGGATTTTTTTCCTGGCATTTTTTCCTGGGTTTTTATTCAGTCACTTTATAAATGTTGTGGTACAGTTTTATGTGTTAGCATTTATCTTTATGTTGGTGTCCTTTGTTATTTTTAGTGGGATTGCTATATTATCTGGTGCTATATCAGATTATATTAAAGATAATGGAAACCTGGGGAAGATCTTAAAATGGCTCCAAATCCTAGTTTTTACCGGTATTGGTATTTATCTGTTATTATCTGATAAATAA
- a CDS encoding hydroxymethylglutaryl-CoA lyase, whose protein sequence is MSKTVKIIECPRDAMQGIKTFIPTKNKVKYIQALLNCGFDTIDFGSFVSPKAIPQMVDTADVLQQLDLSRTNTKLLAIVANIRGAQDAALHASIDYLGYPFSISENFQMRNTHKTIAQSVETLREILAIADANGKEVVTYISMGFGNPYGDPWSVEVVGEWTEKLAGMGVKILSLSDTVGSSTPEVIDYLFSHLIPQFPEIEFGAHLHTIPTKWHEKVDAAFNAGCRRFDGAVQGFGGCPMAKDELTGNMPTEKLLSYFTKAKMDTNVNWMTFEAAFNKATDLFTEYH, encoded by the coding sequence ATGTCCAAAACCGTTAAAATAATTGAATGTCCAAGGGATGCCATGCAGGGTATAAAGACATTCATTCCTACCAAAAACAAGGTGAAATATATCCAAGCCTTGCTGAACTGCGGTTTTGATACGATCGATTTTGGGAGTTTTGTTTCTCCAAAAGCGATACCTCAAATGGTGGATACCGCTGATGTTTTACAACAGCTAGATCTATCGCGTACCAATACAAAATTATTAGCCATTGTTGCCAATATAAGAGGGGCTCAGGATGCTGCCCTACATGCAAGTATTGACTATTTAGGGTATCCTTTTTCCATCTCGGAAAACTTTCAAATGCGGAATACCCATAAGACAATTGCACAATCTGTGGAGACCTTAAGGGAGATCCTAGCCATAGCTGATGCTAATGGAAAAGAGGTGGTTACGTATATCTCCATGGGTTTTGGCAACCCTTACGGGGATCCGTGGAGTGTAGAAGTCGTTGGTGAGTGGACCGAAAAATTAGCAGGAATGGGGGTGAAAATACTGTCTCTTTCCGATACCGTGGGGTCTTCTACCCCGGAGGTAATCGATTATCTGTTTTCGCATTTAATTCCGCAATTCCCCGAAATTGAATTTGGAGCGCATTTACATACCATTCCTACTAAATGGCACGAAAAGGTTGATGCAGCCTTTAATGCAGGTTGTAGAAGATTTGATGGAGCGGTACAGGGGTTTGGGGGTTGCCCTATGGCTAAAGACGAACTTACTGGGAATATGCCCACGGAGAAATTACTCTCTTATTTCACTAAAGCGAAAATGGATACCAATGTAAATTGGATGACTTTTGAGGCGGCTTTTAATAAGGCCACCGACCTTTTTACTGAGTATCACTAG